One region of Brachyhypopomus gauderio isolate BG-103 chromosome 9, BGAUD_0.2, whole genome shotgun sequence genomic DNA includes:
- the LOC143523517 gene encoding uncharacterized protein LOC143523517 isoform X2, whose product MQTDHDDDDPLPCHEHDYCVSNEPAALDLSLNENEELREEISRLRKQIEDLTVRSKFCLERFSASDDDIRFFTRFANHAHLMGFWKQIEPATHIIIRVTSARTVEKTDQVPHSASTTVLSVIKRS is encoded by the exons atgcagactgaccatgatgatgatgaccccttaccgtgtcatgaacatgactactgcgtcagtaatgagcctgctgcgcttgatctctccctcaatgaaaatgaagagctacgcgaggagatatcaaggctccgaaaacaaatcgaagacttaactgtccgcagcaagttctgtttggagcggttttctgcctctgatgacgacatacgattctttaccag atttgcaaaccatgcccacctgatgggcttttggaagcaaatagagccagccacccacatcatcatacgggttacaagcgcacggactgttgagaagactgatcaggtccctcactctgccagtacaacg gtgctatcagtgataaagagatcttaa
- the LOC143522589 gene encoding uncharacterized protein LOC143522589, whose amino-acid sequence MSFDDNHLLYTGNGLFMGNPVQNIPVHPVRAAGHIPTFGGVVPPLVSPWTYYGNYPQPNLMVLGGLPHSAFGQSQQLQTMPSPQSTFVPLRKQEESRTDQAKRKISFDVYDPGNFEARLRKMIEEEGSCNSPQHKRLGHKDNDWTTGKDVSELGVPKTSVMVGDPESSHAHSKRKRKASSQENNREDLRCESKSPVEHERKDAGKRQISKRKKEKGANNKNESKKKRADAEQAVARTIQGKGKNRKQVTSGTSAATNAGPTEVSQTSRKKLVQQLAQSIQVFHELGPKPSKGDSGDKKGKNLQTPTSWRTCAVKDSPGLGGMHEESTQKNTAQERATPSPAGELPICSKQLHLSNRAVRGRPNISKIVAFTRKLKNRLRKNLQNQLVRRIRTRPFPKSHSKTTSATDCSIIVVPNQGEEKDTTKSTTLQQKVEEKETTMSITLQQKVEETETTRLTTLQQNEANGVPLKSLQHNTSPTRDDWSLMGFMNRMGLKTRNQ is encoded by the exons ATGAGTTTTGATGACAACCACCTTttgtacacag gaaatggactattcatgggtaaCCCTGTCCAGAACATTCCAGTCCATCCTGTCAGAGCTGCTG GACACATCCCAACATTTGGAGGTGTGGTTCCCCCACTGGTGTCTCCGTGGACGTATTATGGGAATTACCCACAACCAAACCTGATGGTTCTAGGAGGACTCCCCCACTCAGCCTTTGGCCAGAGTCAGCAGCTCCAGACCATGCCCAGCCCACAGAGCACTTTTGTCCcactcaggaaacaggaggaGAGCAGGACAGACCAGGCAAagcgtaaaataagttttgatGTGTATGATCCTGGGAACTTTGAAGCCAGACTCAGAAAGATGATAGAGGAAGAAGGGTCCTGCAATTCACCTCAACATAAGAGATTAGGTCATAAAGACAATGACTGGACCACAGGAAAGGACGTCTCAGAACTCGGAGTCCCTAAGACGTCAGTGATGGTGGGAGACCCTGAATcatcacatgcacacagcaagaggaagaggaaggccaGCAGCCAAGAGAACAACAGAGAAGATTTGAGATGTGAGAGTAAGAGTCCAGTAGAACATGAGAGGAAAGATGCAGGGAAGAGGCAGATTagtaagagaaagaaagagaaaggtgCCAATAATAAGAATGAGAGTAAAAAAAAGAGGGCAGATGCTGAACAGGCTGTTGCCAGGACCATCCAGGGAAAGGgaaaaaacaggaaacaggTCACCTCAGGAACATCCGCTGCCACAAACGCTGGGCCCACTGAGGTGAGCCAGACAAGTAGAAAGAAACTTGTTCAACAATTGGCGCAGTCCATCCAGGTTTTCCATGAGCTTGGACCCAAACCAAGTAAAGGTGACTCAGGTGACAAAAAAGGCAAGAACCTGCAGACACCAACATCATGGAGAACTTGTGCGGTAAAGGACTCACCTGGACTGGGAGGCATGCATGAGGAGAGCACTcaaaaaaacacagcacaggaGAGAGCTACACCCTCTCCGGCAGGAGAGCTTCCAATATGCTCGAAGCAACTGCATCTCTCAAACCGAGCTGTTCGGGGTAGGCCAAATATTTCCAAGATCGTGGCCTTCACAAGAAAATTGAAGAACAGACTGAGAAAAAATCTCCAGAATCAGTTGGTCCGACGCATCAGGACGCGGCCCTTTCCAAAGTCACACAGCAAGACCACTTCAGCCACTGACTGCTCCATCATTGTTGTTCCCAATCagggagaagagaaagacaCCACAAAGTCCACCACACTGcagcagaaggtggaggagaaagagaccACAATGTCCATCACACTGcagcagaaggtggaggagacagagaccacgAGGTTGACCACATTGCAGCAGAATGAAGCCAACGGGGTCCCCCTTAAGAGCCTGCAGCACAACACCTCCCCTACCAGAGATGACTGGTCTTTAATGGGCTTCATGAACCGCATGGGCCTAAAGACCAGGAATCAGTAA
- the LOC143523517 gene encoding uncharacterized protein LOC143523517 isoform X1: MQTDHDDDDPLPCHEHDYCVSNEPAALDLSLNENEELREEISRLRKQIEDLTVRSKFCLERFSASDDDIRFFTRFANHAHLMGFWKQIEPATHIIIRVTSARTVEKTDQVPHSASTTVLQAIDEIFLFMYYPSLGLMQKDLAHRFRIHRSTVSRINTWANFLYTVLGAVYVWLDVDTVKTHLPDVFQDYADTQIILDSTELRCQTPNSLLLQSEVFSTYKSHCTFKWLLGIAPHGAVTFVSSLYQGAISDKEILKQSGIVALLDPSMAIMVDKGFLVEDCVPCKVHIPTFLSKRAQLSRSEIRTSQSIARLRVHVERVIRRVKEHKIFSTVIPLSITGSINQIFTVACLLVNYQNGPLVKAWANNG; this comes from the exons atgcagactgaccatgatgatgatgaccccttaccgtgtcatgaacatgactactgcgtcagtaatgagcctgctgcgcttgatctctccctcaatgaaaatgaagagctacgcgaggagatatcaaggctccgaaaacaaatcgaagacttaactgtccgcagcaagttctgtttggagcggttttctgcctctgatgacgacatacgattctttaccag atttgcaaaccatgcccacctgatgggcttttggaagcaaatagagccagccacccacatcatcatacgggttacaagcgcacggactgttgagaagactgatcaggtccctcactctgccagtacaacg gttcttcaagcAATTGATGAGATTTTTCTCTTCATGTACTACccgtcattgggactgatgcaaaaggatttggcccataGATTTAGAAtccatcggtcaactgttagtcgtattaacacctgggccaacttcctttatactgtattgggagctgtttatgtttggttagatgtggacactgtgaaaactcacctcccagatgtgtttcaggactacgctgacactcaaataattttagattccacagaactgagatgtcaaactccaaattcccttctccttcagagtgaagtgttttccacttataaatcacactgtacattcaaatggttgcttgggatagcccctcatggcgcagtgacctttgtgtcttctctttatcaaggtgctatcagtgataaagagatcttaaagcagtctggcattgtggccctccttgacccatctatggccatcatggtggacaagggtttccttgttgaagactgcgttccatgcaaagtccacatacccacgtttctgtcaaagagagctcaactgtctaggtcagagatcagaacgtcacagtccattgcaagactgagagtccatgttgagcgtgtgattcgcagagtcaaagaacataaaatattcagcacagtgatccccctttcaatcacagggagcataaaccaaatttttactgttgcctgtcttttggtgaattatcaaaatggccccttggtaaaagcctgggcaaacaatggctaa